A genome region from Alteripontixanthobacter maritimus includes the following:
- a CDS encoding ribonuclease HII yields the protein MLSGTPQTPFGSGKIVIGVDEAGRGPLAGPVVAGAVVLGEQYPAGLDDSKKLTAKRRALLDKEIRFRCTWGVGIGDVDDIDRLNILGATMLAMTRAVGALCDAMGRQPDQVLVDGNMTPSGRSDGWRWDARAIVGGDGIEPCISAASIVAKEWRDRLMIAAALDHPQYGWDRNKGYGTREHTEALRLHGPTPLHRRSFAPVAQAALL from the coding sequence ATGTTGTCTGGAACGCCGCAAACGCCGTTCGGGTCCGGTAAAATCGTGATCGGTGTGGACGAGGCAGGGCGAGGGCCGCTAGCTGGGCCGGTCGTGGCCGGCGCGGTGGTTCTGGGAGAGCAATATCCCGCCGGACTGGACGATTCCAAGAAATTGACCGCCAAGCGCCGTGCGCTGCTGGATAAGGAGATCCGCTTCCGGTGCACGTGGGGCGTCGGTATTGGCGATGTGGACGATATCGACCGGCTCAACATTCTGGGCGCCACGATGCTCGCCATGACCCGTGCGGTGGGTGCTTTGTGCGACGCAATGGGCAGGCAGCCCGACCAGGTGCTGGTTGATGGCAACATGACACCTTCCGGCCGCTCGGATGGCTGGCGCTGGGACGCCCGCGCGATTGTGGGTGGGGACGGGATCGAACCATGTATTTCGGCAGCCAGCATCGTGGCGAAGGAATGGCGCGACCGGCTGATGATTGCGGCTGCGCTCGACCATCCGCAGTATGGCTGGGACCGGAACAAGGGCTATGGCACGCGCGAACACACGGAAGCCTTGCGTTTACACGGACCGACACCGCTCCACCGCCGAAGTTTCGCACCCGTGGCTCAGGCGGCATTGCTGTAA
- a CDS encoding GNAT family N-acetyltransferase, with amino-acid sequence MPTLVPLDAVEPALIEKLLDAAFGQERHAKTAYRIREQTDWLPGLSFAALDDDDYLAGTIQLWPVALTDKKGRPHPLVMVGPVAVLPALQGEGIGKALMLAALEALGEPAALPQIMIGDPDYYGRFFGFTADYTGDWHCPGPFEHERLLLRTDNPAVLPNHGMLGPWTAETARAKQTSR; translated from the coding sequence ATGCCGACATTGGTGCCACTGGACGCGGTCGAACCCGCCCTGATCGAAAAGCTGCTGGATGCCGCTTTTGGACAGGAGCGCCACGCGAAAACCGCCTACCGCATCCGCGAGCAAACCGATTGGCTCCCAGGACTTAGCTTTGCCGCTCTGGATGATGATGACTATCTTGCCGGTACCATCCAGCTTTGGCCGGTTGCGCTGACAGACAAGAAGGGCCGGCCGCACCCCTTGGTCATGGTGGGACCGGTTGCGGTCCTTCCGGCCTTGCAAGGTGAAGGCATTGGCAAGGCGTTGATGCTGGCGGCGCTGGAAGCTCTGGGCGAGCCGGCCGCACTGCCGCAAATCATGATCGGCGATCCCGACTATTACGGACGGTTTTTTGGCTTTACCGCCGACTATACCGGCGACTGGCATTGCCCCGGGCCGTTTGAGCATGAGCGCCTGCTGCTGCGCACCGACAACCCGGCAGTTCTGCCAAACCACGGGATGCTCGGCCCCTGGACTGCCGAAACAGCGCGAGCGAAGCAAACGAGCCGATAG
- a CDS encoding PQQ-dependent sugar dehydrogenase, with amino-acid sequence MQNSLPAKRALSLLTLSPALMAIASCGGATTGDSSAEAVSTPAPTMSADGQFMQTEYGSFNEPWAAAFAPGTPVLFVTEKPGSMKFVDTVTGKMGTVSGLPEVDYGGQGGLGDIAFLPSESAATLNRRTIFLSWAEAGSGDTRGAVVGKGMLICDQADECRVDSLDIIWRQAPKVTGRGHYSHRIAFSPDEAHLYIASGDRQKKTPAQDTGNTLGSIVRLTLDGTPAAGNPFADRNGPTNQIWSYGHRNILGMQFDASGRLWGLEHGPAGGDELNFIERGKNYGWPVVSDGDEYDGGNIPDHSTRPEFESYVINWTPVIAPGDFTFYSGNAFPAWRGDAIIAGLKTNALIRVEMDGTSAREVARYPMGERLRDVLEGPDGALWVLEDGDNAKLLKLMPAA; translated from the coding sequence ATGCAGAACTCTCTCCCGGCCAAGCGCGCCCTCTCGCTCCTTACCCTGTCACCCGCCTTGATGGCCATCGCAAGCTGCGGCGGAGCGACGACCGGGGATAGTTCAGCCGAAGCGGTGAGTACGCCTGCGCCGACCATGTCCGCAGATGGTCAGTTCATGCAAACCGAATATGGCAGTTTCAACGAACCATGGGCAGCGGCCTTTGCGCCCGGCACCCCGGTCCTGTTCGTTACCGAAAAGCCGGGGAGCATGAAGTTCGTCGATACCGTCACCGGCAAGATGGGCACTGTGAGCGGCTTGCCCGAGGTCGATTATGGCGGCCAGGGCGGTCTGGGCGACATCGCGTTCCTGCCATCCGAAAGCGCCGCCACGCTGAATCGGCGTACGATCTTCCTGAGCTGGGCTGAAGCCGGTAGTGGGGATACGCGCGGTGCAGTCGTCGGCAAGGGTATGCTGATCTGCGACCAGGCGGACGAGTGCCGCGTCGATAGCCTTGATATTATCTGGCGTCAGGCGCCCAAAGTGACAGGGCGCGGACACTATTCACACCGGATCGCGTTTTCCCCGGACGAGGCACACCTGTATATTGCTAGCGGCGACCGGCAGAAGAAAACCCCCGCGCAAGATACCGGCAACACGCTTGGAAGCATTGTCCGCCTGACGTTGGACGGCACACCCGCCGCGGGCAATCCCTTCGCCGATCGGAACGGACCGACCAACCAGATCTGGTCCTACGGCCATCGCAACATCCTCGGCATGCAATTCGATGCCAGTGGACGACTATGGGGACTGGAGCACGGTCCTGCCGGCGGCGATGAACTGAATTTCATCGAGCGCGGTAAGAATTATGGTTGGCCGGTAGTCTCCGACGGGGACGAATATGACGGGGGCAACATTCCCGATCATTCGACCCGCCCGGAGTTCGAAAGTTACGTAATAAACTGGACGCCAGTCATCGCACCAGGTGATTTTACGTTCTATTCCGGCAACGCGTTTCCAGCATGGCGCGGCGACGCGATTATCGCTGGTTTGAAGACCAACGCCCTGATCCGGGTCGAAATGGACGGAACCTCGGCGCGCGAAGTCGCCCGATATCCAATGGGTGAGCGGCTACGCGATGTGCTGGAGGGACCCGACGGTGCTTTGTGGGTACTGGAGGATGGCGATAACGCCAAACTCCTTAAGCTGATGCCCGCCGCATAA
- a CDS encoding DUF1285 domain-containing protein, translating to MPYEPPPEIAGMSLTQLAQAVADRRLPPVEQWSPQHHGDSGMRIAADGSWSHDGSHISRPAMVRAFASLLLREDDGQHYLVTPVQKLTIAVEDAAFIATDAAQNDGALAFRLNTDDLVLAGPDNPLTARGNSETPALYLAVRRGCEARLNRSTYQQVAQIALDAATDGSEDWRITSQGASFSLIPE from the coding sequence ATGCCATACGAACCACCCCCAGAAATCGCTGGAATGTCACTGACACAGCTCGCGCAAGCGGTCGCTGATCGGCGCCTGCCGCCCGTTGAACAATGGTCGCCTCAGCATCACGGCGATAGCGGAATGCGGATCGCGGCGGATGGCAGCTGGTCGCATGACGGTTCCCACATATCCCGGCCAGCAATGGTACGCGCCTTTGCCTCGCTCCTGCTGCGCGAGGATGACGGACAGCATTATCTTGTGACCCCGGTACAGAAGCTGACGATCGCAGTGGAGGATGCCGCCTTTATTGCCACCGACGCCGCACAGAACGACGGGGCTCTCGCGTTTCGGCTGAATACTGACGATCTTGTACTCGCCGGACCCGATAATCCGTTAACGGCGCGCGGGAATAGCGAGACGCCTGCCCTGTATCTGGCAGTCCGGCGCGGGTGCGAGGCGCGGCTCAATCGTTCCACCTACCAGCAGGTGGCGCAAATTGCGCTGGACGCCGCAACTGACGGAAGCGAGGACTGGCGCATAACCAGCCAGGGTGCATCCTTCTCGCTTATTCCCGAATGA
- a CDS encoding CoA pyrophosphatase translates to MTDLFSRLQRIFDDGHGDIGQPRVASPDLLTDARFASGTPQPAAVLIAVTNRPQPGVILTRRPKDMRDHPGQVAFPGGKIDTGEDAVTAALREAREELAMETHHVDIIGATDRYVTGTGFEITPVLGVVPPDLPLVPNPGEVESWFEVPLALLLDEQNYERRETFWRGANRQYFELHYDSYRIWGVTAAIIINLTRRMRLTELIDG, encoded by the coding sequence ATGACCGACCTGTTCAGCCGGTTGCAGCGCATCTTCGACGATGGGCATGGCGATATCGGGCAACCCCGGGTGGCGTCTCCCGACCTGCTGACAGATGCGCGATTTGCCAGCGGTACGCCGCAGCCTGCCGCCGTCCTGATTGCCGTGACGAACCGCCCGCAGCCCGGCGTAATCCTGACCCGGCGACCCAAAGACATGCGCGATCATCCGGGACAGGTCGCTTTCCCCGGAGGCAAGATCGACACCGGCGAGGATGCCGTGACCGCCGCCCTGCGCGAAGCTCGCGAAGAACTCGCCATGGAAACCCATCACGTGGACATAATCGGCGCGACCGACAGATATGTGACCGGCACCGGCTTCGAGATTACGCCGGTATTAGGCGTTGTCCCGCCGGACCTGCCGCTGGTGCCCAATCCGGGCGAGGTGGAAAGCTGGTTCGAGGTGCCGCTTGCCCTGCTCCTCGACGAGCAAAACTACGAACGCCGCGAGACATTTTGGCGCGGTGCCAACCGGCAGTATTTCGAACTGCACTACGACAGTTACCGCATTTGGGGGGTGACGGCAGCGATCATCATCAACCTCACCCGGCGAATGCGGCTGACGGAGCTCATCGATGGGTAA